A single region of the Triticum dicoccoides isolate Atlit2015 ecotype Zavitan chromosome 2B, WEW_v2.0, whole genome shotgun sequence genome encodes:
- the LOC119364754 gene encoding chitinase 4-like, giving the protein MARSPMAMLPFLVLGVAALVLSAAGMVAAQKCGCRANECCSQYGYCGTTDAYCGQGCQSGPCSGSGGGGGTGASVESVVTEAFFNGIKSRAGNGCAGKSFYTRRSFLAGARANPNFGKGRTGDDGKREIAAFFAHVTHETGHMCYIEEIGGASQNYCDRKYTQWPCASGKGYYGRGPLQLTWNYNYGAAGKSVGFDGLNNPEKVAQDPEVAFKAALWFWMNNVKQVLPRGFGATTRAINSGECNGGNAAAMNARAGYYRAYCKQFGVDPGSSLTC; this is encoded by the exons ATGGCGAGGTCGCCCATGGCGATGCTCCCGTTCCTGGTGCTCGGGGTAGCAGCACTAGTCCTGTCTGCCGCGGGAATGGTGGCCGCGCAGAAGTGCGGCTGCCGGGCGAACGAGTGCTGCAGCCAGTACGGCTACTGCGGCACTACCGACGCCTACTGTGGACAAGGGTGTCAGTCTGGCCCGTGctcggggagcggcggcggcggcgggaccggCGCCTCCGTGGAGAGCGTCGTCACCGAGGCGTTCTTCAACGGGATCAAGTCCCGGGCCGGCAACGGGTGCGCCGGCAAAAGCTTTTACACGCGCCGGTCGTTCCTGGCCGGCGCCCGGGCGAACCCCAACTTCGGGAAAGGCCGCACGGGCGACGACGGTAAGAGGGAGATAGCCGCCTTCTTCGCCCACGTCACACACGAGACCGGAC ACATGTGCTACATCGAGGAGATCGGCGGGGCGAGCCAGAACTACTGCGACAGGAAGTACACGCAGTGGCCGTGCGCCTCGGGGAAGGGGTACTACGGGCGCGGGCCGCTTCAGCTGACGTGGAACTACAACTACGGGGCGGCGGGGAAGAGCGTGGGGTTCGACGGGCTGAACAACCCGGAGAAGGTGGCGCAGGACCCGGAGGTGGCGTTCAAGGCGGCGCTGTGGTTCTGGATGAACAACGTGAAGCAGGTCCTGCCGCGGGGGTTCGGCGCGACGACCAGGGCGATCAACAGCGGCGAGTGCAACGGCGGGAACGCGGCCGCCATGAACGCCCGGGCGGGCTACTACAGGGCCTACTGCAAGCAGTTCGGCGTCGACCCGGGGAGCAGCCTCACTTGCTAG